The following coding sequences lie in one Actinomyces capricornis genomic window:
- a CDS encoding dipeptide ABC transporter ATP-binding protein, producing the protein MTGAQEPGAHEAGPQGPDAQETGGVLRLRGLGVAFAGAVDPASAGIDLDLRAGTVLALVGESGSGKSVTALGALGLLPPTARVTGSARLDGVELVGAPRRVLDDVRGRLVGTIFQEPTTALNPLETIAFQIGEAVRAHPGAGAQARRRRDSGEPGGSGEPRSARGPLWGWRRRGGARVQDRVLELLERVGLGGGEDLERIADSYPHQLSGGQLQRACIALALACQPPVLIADEPTTALDVTVQAGILDLLRSLTEEGLAVLLITHDMAVVADIADEVAVMRAGHIVERGPVAQIFSRPQHPYTRQLLAAVPRLDSLRQEDPFEAAACARSAAPAGPGAVQGTESAGGGAGSQEPVVAIRDLEVVYGGARRPVRAVQGVSLSIAPGEVLGMVGESGSGKSTIAGTLTGLVPISSGSVRVCGVEIAGARRRDLLPVRRATGVVYQNPASSLNPRRTVGASIAEPLVVHGQADAAARQARVRELLEAVRLPAAMAQRYPHEMSGGQRQRVAIARALALEPRLVIADEPTSALDVSVQAVVLDLLGSLQAELGFACLFVSHDLAVVDSIASRTVVLSGGRLVEEGPTRHVLADPQQDYTRRLVAAVPVPDPALQAARRRRRQGSRAA; encoded by the coding sequence ATGACCGGGGCCCAGGAGCCCGGCGCCCATGAGGCGGGCCCCCAGGGGCCCGATGCGCAGGAGACCGGCGGGGTGCTGCGCCTGCGCGGCCTCGGGGTCGCCTTCGCCGGCGCCGTCGACCCCGCCTCGGCCGGGATCGACCTGGACCTGCGCGCCGGCACGGTCCTGGCGCTGGTGGGGGAATCGGGCTCGGGCAAGTCGGTGACCGCCCTGGGCGCCCTGGGGCTCCTGCCGCCCACTGCCCGCGTCACCGGCTCGGCCCGCCTCGACGGCGTCGAACTGGTGGGCGCCCCACGGCGGGTGCTCGATGACGTGCGCGGGCGCCTGGTGGGCACCATCTTCCAGGAGCCCACCACCGCCCTCAATCCGCTGGAGACCATCGCCTTCCAGATCGGTGAGGCGGTGCGGGCCCACCCCGGTGCGGGGGCCCAGGCGCGGAGGCGCCGTGATTCCGGCGAACCCGGCGGCTCCGGCGAACCCCGCAGCGCTCGCGGCCCGCTGTGGGGCTGGAGGAGGCGCGGGGGAGCCCGCGTGCAGGACCGTGTCCTGGAGCTGCTGGAGCGGGTGGGCCTGGGAGGCGGTGAGGATCTGGAGCGGATCGCCGACTCCTACCCCCACCAGCTCTCCGGGGGCCAGCTCCAGCGCGCCTGCATCGCCCTGGCCCTGGCCTGCCAGCCCCCGGTCCTCATCGCCGATGAGCCCACCACCGCCCTGGATGTCACCGTCCAGGCAGGGATCCTGGACCTGCTGCGCTCCCTGACCGAGGAGGGCCTGGCCGTCCTGCTCATCACCCACGACATGGCGGTGGTCGCCGACATCGCCGACGAGGTGGCCGTCATGCGCGCCGGGCATATCGTCGAGCGCGGTCCCGTGGCGCAGATCTTCTCCCGCCCGCAGCATCCCTACACCCGCCAGCTCCTGGCGGCCGTGCCGCGCCTGGACTCCCTGCGCCAGGAGGACCCCTTCGAGGCTGCGGCCTGCGCGAGGAGCGCCGCCCCCGCCGGGCCCGGTGCCGTCCAGGGCACGGAGAGCGCGGGCGGGGGCGCGGGGAGCCAGGAGCCGGTGGTGGCGATCCGAGACCTGGAGGTGGTCTACGGCGGCGCGCGGCGCCCGGTGCGCGCCGTGCAGGGCGTGAGCCTGAGCATCGCCCCCGGCGAGGTGCTGGGCATGGTGGGGGAGTCCGGCTCGGGCAAGTCCACCATCGCCGGCACGCTCACCGGCCTGGTGCCCATCTCCTCGGGCTCGGTGCGCGTATGCGGGGTGGAGATCGCCGGGGCCCGGCGTCGCGACCTGCTGCCCGTGCGCCGCGCCACCGGCGTCGTCTACCAGAACCCGGCCTCCAGCCTCAATCCCCGGCGCACGGTGGGGGCCTCCATCGCCGAGCCGCTGGTGGTGCACGGCCAGGCCGATGCCGCCGCCCGGCAGGCGCGGGTGCGCGAGCTGCTGGAGGCGGTGCGGCTGCCCGCCGCTATGGCCCAGCGCTACCCCCACGAGATGAGCGGCGGGCAGCGCCAACGGGTCGCCATCGCCCGGGCCCTGGCCCTGGAACCGCGCCTGGTCATCGCCGATGAGCCCACCAGCGCCCTGGACGTCTCGGTCCAGGCAGTGGTCCTGGACCTCCTGGGCTCGCTCCAGGCCGAGCTGGGCTTCGCCTGCCTCTTCGTCTCCCACGACCTGGCGGTGGTGGACTCCATCGCCTCGCGCACCGTGGTGCTCAGTGGCGGGCGCCTGGTGGAGGAGGGGCCCACTCGGCATGTGCTGGCCGACCCCCAGCAGGACTACACCCGGCGCCTGGTGGCCGCCGTGCCCGTGCCCGACCCCGCCCTCCAGGCCGCCCGGCGACGACGGCGCCAGGGCTCGCGCGCCGCCTGA
- a CDS encoding YbjN domain-containing protein, producing MAWWNKPAGSLTPSVSVDRVAAWFTSHSYTYELDRDEGAVYSGFDGVSYMFKVAGDPLFVIHGRYLTTLPTDEQTVERVRAVARRVADSRIMPAVYLVIDEHGLGLHAEATSSTGAGLNDEQFAGVMDFLIGGVDGAITEILAELDLPSPAQALDAPAPAPEPGQAEGAGAQDPEGPAAGDA from the coding sequence ATGGCCTGGTGGAACAAGCCCGCGGGGAGCCTGACCCCCTCGGTGAGTGTGGACCGGGTGGCCGCCTGGTTCACCTCCCACTCCTACACCTATGAGCTCGACCGCGACGAGGGCGCCGTCTACTCGGGCTTCGACGGGGTGTCCTACATGTTCAAGGTCGCCGGCGACCCGCTCTTCGTCATCCACGGCCGCTACCTGACCACCCTGCCCACCGATGAGCAGACCGTGGAGCGGGTGCGCGCGGTGGCCCGCCGGGTGGCCGACTCCCGGATCATGCCCGCCGTCTACCTCGTCATCGACGAGCACGGGCTGGGGCTGCACGCGGAGGCCACCTCCAGCACGGGGGCCGGGCTCAATGACGAGCAGTTCGCCGGGGTCATGGACTTCCTCATCGGCGGGGTCGACGGCGCCATCACCGAGATCCTCGCCGAGCTGGATCTGCCCTCGCCCGCGCAGGCCCTGGATGCCCCCGCCCCGGCTCCCGAGCCGGGGCAGGCCGAGGGCGCAGGGGCCCAGGACCCGGAGGGCCCGGCCGCCGGGGACGCCTGA
- a CDS encoding YbjN domain-containing protein — MSTQPAVTLERVESWLTGEDLVFEHDDEGDIMVGFENCYFAFYMQAEGELLLARAYWRGRFPVEQMPELHDLADSRHQKTYGPRLSVLTSPGEEGQDSAILGTQMVEYVAQGRSDEQLAAFMDLVMRMNMRLFADIEERYPALVTWGDD; from the coding sequence ATGAGCACACAACCAGCCGTGACCCTGGAGCGGGTCGAGTCCTGGCTCACGGGCGAGGACCTGGTCTTCGAGCATGATGACGAGGGCGACATCATGGTCGGCTTCGAGAACTGCTACTTCGCCTTCTACATGCAGGCCGAGGGCGAGCTGCTGCTGGCGCGCGCCTACTGGCGCGGCCGCTTCCCGGTCGAGCAGATGCCCGAGCTGCACGACCTGGCCGACTCCCGCCACCAGAAGACCTACGGCCCGCGCCTGTCCGTCCTGACCTCGCCGGGCGAGGAGGGGCAGGACAGCGCCATCCTGGGCACCCAGATGGTCGAGTACGTGGCCCAGGGCCGCAGCGACGAGCAGCTGGCGGCCTTCATGGACCTGGTGATGAGGATGAACATGCGCCTGTTCGCCGATATCGAGGAGCGCTACCCGGCGCTCGTGACCTGGGGGGATGACTGA
- a CDS encoding HSP90 family protein, protein MATFQVDLRGMVDLLSRNLYSGPRVYVRELLQNTVDAIAARRQQEPDCPARVTLTIEGSSLSCRDTGVGLTLQEASSLLSTIGASSKRDELGLSRGDYLGQFGIGMLSCFMVSGEILVRSRSARQAGAPTVEWRGRTDGTYEVRALEPHEPGNLDSPGTSVEIMGLPGEPWLQADTVRALVDEFGALLPIDVEVRSTGTSTRHAHQDAPWELTRREQHRWCAENLGGEPFDIIGLEVPAAGLKGLAAVVTAAHPTATSHHTAYVKRMLVSRSAEGLAPEWAYFVRVVADSSHLRLTASREQLMDDDLRAETREAIGAAVRSWMERLARTAPGRFAEFVGAHAVGLRSVAVTDPDMLELVVRHAPVETTQGARTLAQLAAGGEKVRFTRTVDQYRALADVAGSQGIVLVNAGYAYEEEVISAFLARTDLLDPAADIALVDPGELLDAFSPCSPAEEAEAMDILMMASRAIDPEDCEVVMRRFEPATLPALYLPDPDLAGRVAARTSRKAATGVWSQVLGVTDPFAGSHVPRLVLNRTNPLVVRLVTARADDAVVTSTLRGLYIQCLLLGRQPLGPKERSWAAETLGSLLDSALPDSI, encoded by the coding sequence ATGGCGACGTTCCAGGTTGACCTGCGCGGGATGGTGGACCTCCTCTCGCGCAACCTCTACTCGGGTCCGCGCGTCTATGTGCGCGAGCTGCTGCAGAACACCGTGGATGCTATTGCCGCGCGTCGCCAGCAGGAGCCCGACTGCCCCGCTCGGGTGACCCTCACCATCGAGGGCTCCAGCCTGAGCTGCCGGGACACCGGCGTGGGCCTGACCCTCCAGGAGGCCTCCAGCCTGCTGTCCACCATCGGCGCCTCCTCCAAGCGCGACGAGCTGGGCCTGTCGCGGGGGGACTACCTGGGCCAGTTCGGCATCGGCATGCTCTCCTGCTTCATGGTCTCCGGGGAGATCCTCGTCCGCTCCCGCTCGGCCCGCCAGGCCGGCGCCCCCACCGTTGAGTGGCGGGGGCGCACTGATGGCACCTACGAGGTGCGCGCCCTGGAGCCCCACGAGCCGGGCAACCTGGACAGTCCGGGCACCAGCGTGGAGATCATGGGCCTGCCGGGGGAGCCCTGGCTCCAGGCCGACACCGTGCGGGCCCTGGTCGATGAGTTCGGCGCCCTGCTGCCCATCGACGTCGAGGTGCGCAGTACCGGCACCTCGACCCGCCACGCCCACCAGGACGCCCCCTGGGAGCTGACCCGCCGCGAGCAGCACCGCTGGTGCGCCGAGAACCTGGGCGGGGAGCCCTTCGACATCATCGGCCTGGAGGTGCCCGCCGCGGGCCTCAAGGGCCTGGCCGCCGTCGTCACCGCCGCCCACCCCACGGCCACCTCCCACCACACCGCCTACGTCAAGCGGATGCTCGTCTCGCGCTCGGCCGAGGGCCTGGCCCCCGAATGGGCCTACTTCGTGCGCGTCGTGGCCGACTCCAGCCACCTGCGACTGACCGCCTCGCGCGAGCAGCTCATGGACGACGACCTGCGCGCCGAGACCCGTGAGGCCATCGGGGCGGCGGTGCGCTCCTGGATGGAGCGCCTGGCCCGCACCGCCCCGGGGCGCTTCGCCGAGTTCGTGGGGGCCCATGCGGTGGGCCTGCGCTCGGTGGCGGTCACCGACCCGGACATGCTCGAGCTCGTCGTGCGCCACGCCCCGGTGGAGACCACGCAGGGGGCCCGCACCCTGGCCCAGCTGGCCGCCGGCGGCGAGAAGGTGCGCTTCACCCGCACCGTGGACCAGTACCGCGCCCTGGCCGATGTGGCCGGCTCCCAGGGCATCGTCCTGGTCAATGCCGGCTACGCCTACGAGGAGGAGGTCATCTCCGCCTTCCTGGCGCGCACCGACCTGCTCGACCCGGCCGCCGATATCGCCCTGGTGGACCCCGGCGAGCTCCTCGACGCCTTCTCCCCCTGCTCCCCGGCGGAGGAGGCCGAGGCCATGGACATCCTCATGATGGCCTCCCGGGCCATTGATCCCGAGGACTGCGAGGTGGTCATGCGCCGCTTCGAGCCCGCCACCCTGCCCGCGCTCTACCTGCCCGACCCCGACCTGGCCGGCAGGGTGGCGGCGCGCACCTCCCGCAAGGCCGCCACGGGCGTGTGGTCGCAGGTGCTGGGGGTCACCGACCCCTTCGCCGGCTCCCATGTGCCCCGGCTCGTGCTCAACCGCACCAACCCCCTGGTGGTGCGCCTGGTGACGGCGCGCGCCGACGACGCCGTGGTCACCAGCACCCTGCGGGGGCTCTACATCCAGTGCCTCCTGCTGGGGCGCCAGCCCCTGGGCCCCAAGGAGCGCTCCTGGGCCGCCGAGACCCTCGGCTCCCTGCTCGACTCTGCCCTGCCGGACTCGATATGA
- a CDS encoding DUF6620 family protein, which produces MAGFLQRAKNATKNAAKQTVANAGANALSSAINQGTAALGLETNIQVKAPDVTSGSSGGYDPDTYYRVDVAHGFSRPMDHGLPGDEIAFLQYPQAPATLPPGAADYARAWWQPWGSLLEGHIDIARALEAGDAAGAQQLLYRWEQGISQARTAAHQLGDFNGARTLSVAVDDVNEHFENVADALREYMNCRSLGQDPSGAVESAQACIVNMHVALNRPVAAFFADPSGAATAQAEAEAYAGMPGMAGMPGMAGMPGMPGMMPGAGADTSGPEFAPVQGVSFHDYVAGSQRIQEGVSADVVAKVLGVERPMWDAAANEWLTRMTQTHPMSVGMQYTPLSQTPHPRLTPEACAAAGGGPSALPGGVDNSGRLRTDMDFYIEAAAAGQAAAEAGIDAGGYLESNYGVTVMQVSNAGVAWMSNPANISRITTLQQAKAKEIFTSITGYSNDVAPGALPDGVEDIAADIEF; this is translated from the coding sequence ATGGCCGGATTCCTCCAGAGGGCCAAGAACGCCACGAAGAACGCAGCCAAGCAGACGGTGGCCAACGCCGGCGCCAACGCCCTGTCCAGCGCCATCAACCAGGGCACCGCCGCCCTGGGCCTCGAGACCAACATCCAGGTCAAGGCCCCCGATGTCACCTCCGGCTCCTCGGGCGGCTACGACCCCGACACCTACTACCGGGTCGACGTCGCCCACGGCTTCTCCCGCCCCATGGACCACGGACTGCCCGGCGATGAGATCGCCTTCCTCCAGTACCCCCAGGCCCCCGCCACGCTGCCCCCCGGCGCCGCCGACTACGCCCGGGCCTGGTGGCAGCCCTGGGGCAGCCTGCTCGAGGGGCACATCGACATCGCCCGCGCCCTGGAGGCCGGCGACGCCGCCGGCGCCCAGCAGCTGCTCTACCGCTGGGAGCAGGGCATCAGTCAGGCCCGCACCGCGGCCCACCAGCTCGGCGACTTCAACGGGGCGCGCACCCTGTCGGTGGCCGTCGACGACGTCAACGAGCACTTCGAGAACGTGGCGGACGCGCTGCGCGAGTACATGAACTGCCGCTCCCTGGGCCAGGACCCCTCGGGGGCCGTGGAATCCGCCCAGGCCTGCATCGTCAACATGCATGTGGCCCTCAACCGGCCCGTGGCCGCCTTCTTCGCCGACCCCTCCGGCGCTGCCACCGCCCAGGCGGAGGCCGAGGCCTACGCCGGAATGCCGGGTATGGCCGGGATGCCGGGTATGGCCGGAATGCCGGGGATGCCCGGCATGATGCCGGGAGCCGGCGCCGACACCTCCGGCCCGGAGTTCGCCCCCGTCCAGGGGGTCTCCTTCCACGACTATGTGGCCGGCTCCCAGCGCATCCAGGAGGGGGTCTCCGCCGACGTCGTGGCCAAGGTCCTGGGCGTGGAGCGCCCCATGTGGGACGCGGCCGCCAACGAGTGGCTCACGCGAATGACCCAGACCCACCCCATGAGCGTGGGAATGCAGTACACCCCGCTGTCCCAGACCCCCCACCCCAGGCTCACCCCCGAGGCCTGCGCCGCCGCGGGCGGGGGCCCCTCCGCGCTGCCGGGAGGGGTCGACAACTCCGGGCGCCTGCGCACCGACATGGACTTCTACATCGAGGCCGCCGCCGCGGGCCAGGCGGCCGCCGAGGCGGGCATCGACGCCGGGGGCTACCTGGAGTCCAACTACGGGGTGACCGTCATGCAGGTCTCCAACGCCGGCGTCGCCTGGATGTCCAACCCGGCCAACATCTCGCGCATCACCACCCTCCAGCAGGCCAAGGCCAAGGAGATCTTCACCTCCATCACCGGCTACTCCAACGACGTCGCCCCCGGCGCCCTGCCCGACGGCGTGGAGGACATCGCCGCCGATATCGAGTTCTGA
- a CDS encoding glutathione S-transferase C-terminal domain-containing protein, with translation MAIATSHRFSADDLPVEAGRYRLVASAGCPWSRRVLIARRLLGLMDAIPLSSSYGRGEDGYWELTGPSGEPGEDPALGARSLAEVYARTPGYEPPPTVPALVDMTTGEVVSDDSGDLLFDLSTAWWDEHREGAPDLYPLNRRNSTDAWDEWIGSQINRGHAVATHSKDPEEAAAAANGVLVGFDVIDTLLARATHMEASREAGLTILDGPPLSSVVSIGQFLCGDQPTGSDIRLFTTVQDYEYGGRQRYPGAEAPPISFWPALARWFRALEARSGWVGPEDRNALGC, from the coding sequence ATGGCCATCGCAACCTCGCACCGCTTCTCCGCCGACGACCTACCCGTGGAGGCCGGCCGCTACCGGCTCGTCGCCTCCGCCGGCTGTCCATGGTCCCGCCGCGTTCTCATCGCCCGCCGCCTGCTGGGCCTGATGGATGCCATCCCCCTGTCCTCCAGCTATGGCCGGGGGGAGGACGGCTACTGGGAGCTGACGGGCCCCAGCGGCGAGCCGGGGGAGGACCCCGCGCTGGGGGCCCGCTCCCTGGCGGAGGTCTATGCGCGCACGCCCGGCTATGAGCCCCCGCCGACGGTCCCGGCCCTGGTGGACATGACCACGGGCGAGGTGGTCAGTGACGACTCCGGGGATCTGCTCTTCGACCTGTCCACCGCCTGGTGGGATGAGCACCGCGAGGGGGCCCCGGACCTCTACCCCTTGAACCGCCGCAACTCCACCGATGCGTGGGATGAGTGGATCGGCTCCCAGATCAACCGGGGGCACGCGGTGGCCACGCACAGCAAGGATCCTGAGGAGGCTGCCGCCGCCGCGAACGGGGTGCTGGTGGGCTTCGACGTCATCGACACGCTGCTGGCCCGCGCCACGCATATGGAGGCCTCCCGTGAGGCGGGGCTGACGATCCTGGATGGCCCGCCACTGTCCTCGGTAGTCTCGATCGGCCAGTTCCTGTGCGGGGATCAGCCCACGGGCAGCGATATCCGCCTGTTCACCACGGTGCAGGACTACGAGTACGGGGGGCGCCAGCGCTATCCCGGGGCAGAGGCGCCCCCGATCTCCTTCTGGCCCGCCCTGGCCCGCTGGTTCCGCGCCCTGGAGGCCCGCTCGGGCTGGGTGGGCCCGGAGGACCGCAACGCCCTGGGCTGCTGA
- a CDS encoding SPFH domain-containing protein, with product MARSLPFIEIIECLDPHPQWVLWRFPDEDGRIKSGAQLVVRENQAALLLSRGQASMVYGPGTHTLPTHNIPVLSDLAGWKYGFASPHIYDVFYVAVRQFVDLKWGTPAPVMMSDPQFGQVRVRAFGSYSARVTDVARFFREYAGAYPILSIRDLEVQLRDYIAAKFGEILATSGISVRDVAANLSAVNARLAPAITPYFEDLGVSITQFTIASVTLPDEVNKYYDTVTSMNMVGDMQRFQQFQTAAAIGDPSTAVGAGTQAGMAMGMMMGQMPQGAAAAQGYPAAPPMPAPAAPAPAAPAAGEDPVARLQRLKQLAEAGLITEDEYAAKKAQILEAF from the coding sequence ATGGCTCGCAGCCTCCCTTTCATAGAGATCATCGAGTGCCTCGACCCCCACCCCCAGTGGGTGCTGTGGCGCTTCCCCGATGAGGACGGGCGCATCAAGTCCGGCGCCCAGCTGGTGGTGCGCGAGAACCAGGCGGCCCTGCTGCTCTCACGGGGCCAGGCCTCCATGGTCTACGGCCCGGGCACCCACACCCTGCCCACCCACAACATCCCGGTCCTGTCGGACCTGGCGGGCTGGAAGTACGGATTCGCCTCCCCCCACATCTACGACGTCTTCTACGTCGCGGTCCGTCAGTTCGTCGACCTCAAGTGGGGAACGCCCGCGCCGGTGATGATGAGCGACCCCCAGTTCGGGCAGGTGCGGGTGCGGGCCTTCGGCTCCTACTCCGCGCGCGTGACCGACGTCGCCCGCTTCTTCCGCGAGTACGCCGGGGCCTACCCCATCCTGTCCATCCGGGACCTGGAGGTCCAGCTGCGCGACTACATCGCCGCGAAGTTCGGGGAGATCCTGGCCACCTCCGGGATCTCGGTGCGCGACGTCGCCGCCAACCTCTCGGCCGTCAACGCCAGGCTGGCCCCGGCCATCACCCCCTACTTCGAGGACCTGGGCGTGTCCATCACCCAATTCACCATCGCCTCGGTGACCCTGCCCGATGAGGTCAACAAGTACTACGACACCGTCACCTCGATGAACATGGTCGGGGATATGCAGCGCTTCCAGCAGTTCCAGACGGCCGCGGCCATCGGGGACCCCTCCACCGCGGTGGGCGCCGGGACGCAGGCCGGAATGGCCATGGGCATGATGATGGGCCAGATGCCCCAGGGCGCCGCCGCCGCGCAGGGGTACCCGGCGGCCCCGCCGATGCCGGCCCCCGCCGCCCCCGCGCCCGCCGCCCCGGCCGCCGGTGAGGACCCGGTGGCCAGGCTCCAGCGGCTCAAGCAGCTGGCCGAGGCCGGGCTCATCACCGAGGACGAGTACGCGGCCAAGAAGGCCCAGATCCTGGAGGCCTTCTGA
- a CDS encoding ABC transporter substrate-binding protein yields the protein MSDKPTALSLTTAVRLAHPTASRRLFLGAGMSALGSLALAACGANSATSSSSGTATAGGTLRILTSETDLNWDPAKSQSMPMTSLALVHRRLTTWSLAPGKPVELVPDLATDTGTVSSDGLSWTFTLKKGLVLSDGTPLTSAHIKHGVERSFAPALAGGLTYHKALLAGAQDYEGPYEGKHLDSIQTPDDSTIVFQLTRAFGDWPWIVAQGAFAPVPEGDDPATYTASPIASGPYVVAQAAQGSSVTLERNPHWSADTDQVRLALPDSIVFELSQDESTASQRLIADSGQDRTAFGADRVSAAQLAQVTANPAAKDRLATTPDGGPATYLAINVERVTDPQVRQAIAHAVDKAAVVAALGGELGAVSASTLITPGIPGRQDYDLYPTDPGKAASLLEGKEVPSLVLLTQNSAAHQAVAQAVEQSLKEAGLSVTIDPQTSEAFNERATQGDGSTYDLAIASWNPDYPSANANIQPLFASSEIGKGGHNISRYSNEKVDAAIAEAAANLDTEAARSQWAELDRAIAQDVPVVPLAFRRNSFLRGSGVQGFFVESYPAYPSYQVVGVSGS from the coding sequence ATGTCTGACAAGCCCACTGCCCTCTCGCTGACCACAGCCGTGCGCCTGGCACACCCCACCGCCTCGCGCCGCCTCTTCCTGGGCGCGGGCATGAGCGCCCTGGGCTCCCTGGCCCTGGCCGCCTGCGGAGCGAACTCGGCGACCTCGTCGAGCTCGGGAACCGCCACCGCCGGGGGCACCCTGAGGATCCTGACCTCGGAGACCGACCTCAACTGGGACCCGGCCAAGAGCCAGTCCATGCCCATGACCTCCCTGGCCCTGGTCCACCGCCGGCTGACCACCTGGAGCCTGGCCCCGGGCAAGCCCGTCGAGCTGGTGCCCGACCTGGCCACCGACACCGGCACCGTCAGCTCCGACGGGCTGAGCTGGACCTTCACCCTCAAGAAGGGCCTGGTCCTGTCCGACGGCACCCCCCTGACCTCGGCCCACATCAAGCACGGGGTGGAGCGCTCCTTCGCCCCGGCCCTGGCCGGCGGGCTGACCTACCACAAGGCCCTCCTGGCCGGGGCCCAGGACTACGAGGGCCCCTATGAGGGCAAGCACCTGGACTCCATCCAGACCCCGGACGACTCCACCATCGTCTTCCAGCTCACCCGCGCCTTCGGGGACTGGCCCTGGATCGTGGCCCAGGGTGCCTTCGCCCCGGTACCCGAGGGCGACGACCCCGCCACCTACACCGCCTCGCCCATCGCCTCAGGGCCCTACGTCGTGGCCCAGGCCGCCCAGGGCTCCTCGGTGACCCTGGAGCGCAACCCCCACTGGTCGGCGGACACCGACCAGGTGCGCCTGGCCCTGCCCGACTCCATCGTCTTCGAGCTCAGCCAGGACGAGTCCACCGCCTCCCAGCGGCTCATCGCCGACTCCGGGCAGGACCGCACCGCCTTCGGTGCCGACCGGGTCTCGGCCGCCCAGCTCGCCCAGGTCACCGCCAACCCGGCCGCCAAGGATCGCCTGGCCACCACCCCCGACGGCGGCCCCGCCACCTACCTGGCGATCAATGTCGAGCGGGTCACCGATCCGCAGGTCCGCCAGGCCATCGCCCACGCCGTGGACAAGGCGGCGGTCGTGGCCGCCCTGGGCGGGGAGCTGGGGGCCGTGAGCGCCTCGACCCTCATCACCCCGGGCATCCCGGGCCGCCAGGACTACGACCTCTACCCCACCGACCCGGGCAAGGCGGCCTCCCTGCTCGAAGGCAAGGAGGTCCCCTCCCTGGTCCTGCTCACCCAGAACTCCGCCGCCCACCAGGCCGTGGCCCAGGCGGTGGAGCAGTCCCTGAAGGAGGCCGGGCTGAGCGTGACCATCGACCCCCAGACCTCCGAGGCCTTCAACGAGCGCGCCACCCAGGGCGACGGCTCCACCTACGACCTGGCCATCGCCTCGTGGAACCCCGACTACCCCTCGGCCAACGCCAATATCCAGCCTCTGTTCGCCTCCTCCGAGATCGGCAAGGGCGGGCACAACATCTCCCGCTACTCCAACGAGAAGGTCGATGCCGCCATCGCCGAGGCCGCCGCGAACCTGGACACCGAGGCGGCCCGCAGCCAGTGGGCCGAGCTGGACCGCGCCATCGCCCAGGACGTCCCCGTGGTGCCCCTGGCCTTCCGGCGCAACTCCTTCCTGCGCGGCTCCGGGGTCCAGGGCTTCTTCGTGGAGTCCTACCCCGCCTACCCCAGCTACCAGGTCGTGGGGGTGAGCGGCTCATGA